The Brassica napus cultivar Da-Ae chromosome C7, Da-Ae, whole genome shotgun sequence genome has a segment encoding these proteins:
- the LOC106415415 gene encoding LOW QUALITY PROTEIN: protein PLASTID TRANSCRIPTIONALLY ACTIVE 7 (The sequence of the model RefSeq protein was modified relative to this genomic sequence to represent the inferred CDS: inserted 1 base in 1 codon), translating into MSSSSFVSSCSSILRIGDARSGNSRASSFTFQPQVCPCGXIFVINNEKNRFDFCILLQVSCGIQRDDNGRRIWRRRTLTKKDDMLRYKLQRVPFVEEQVRKIQEVGKVMTMDIERLLLSEDNRFEFVNSVAAEATEYVEKNRDEYGGTKKAIFHVLSNRVNDLGFDRPEAYAESDPYKPGPGYLKEYYT; encoded by the exons atgtcttcttcttccttcgtCTCCTCCTGCTCTTCGATTTTACGT ATTGGTGATGCGAGAAGTGGGAACTCACGAGCTTCAAGCTTCACATTCCAACCTCAGGTCTGTCCTTGTG TGATTTTTGtcataaataatgaaaaaaatcgatttgATTTTTGTATATTGTTGCAGGTTTCTTGCGGGATTCAAAGGGATGATAATGGACGCCGTATCTGGCGGAGGAGAACACTT ACAAAGAAGGACGATATGCTGCGTTACAAACTGCAGAGAGTTCCGTTTGTGGAAGAGCAAGTGAGGAAGATACAGGAAGTTGGGAAGGTAATGACCATGGACATTGAGCGTTTGCTTTTGAGCGAAGACAACCGCTTTGAGTTCGTCAACAGTGTAGCAGCTGAGGCGACAGAGTACGTTGAGAAAAACAGAGACGAATACGGAGGCACCAAGAAAGCCATCTTTCACGTTCTGAGCAACCGTGTCAACGATCTCGGGTTTGATCGCCCCGAAGCTTATGCCGAGTCAGATCCTTACAAACCTGGTCCTGGCTACTTGAAGGAGTATTACACTTGA
- the LOC106412188 gene encoding protein ABIL3 isoform X1: MSAAATMHMPREGSNYDEISMQQSLLFSDSLKDLKNLRTQLYSAAEYFELSYTNDGDTHSVVETLKDYAIKALVNTVDHLGSVTYKVNDFVDEKVDQVTGTELRVACIEQRLRMCQEYMDHEGRSQQSLVINTPKFHKRYILPSAGEIKKGGNLAKLKSVESSIGEEADWNQFRNAVRTTIRETPPPPLLRKPVLPSPPPQRKTQRSATFSFSSISNTAPKKEQDKRAVSPHRFPLLRSGSVAIRPTSVSRPTTPSKSRTITPKRYPSEPRRSASVRAAFEKEAQREPEQQQQQQQPSKSKRLLKALLSRRKTKKDDTLYTYLDEY; this comes from the exons ATGAGTGCAGCGGCTACAATGCACATGCCCAGAGAAGGCTCAAACTACGATGAAATCTCTATGCAACAGAGTTTGCTCTTCTCTGATAGTCTTAAG GATCTGAAGAATCTGAGAACACAGCTGTATTCAGCAGCTGAGTACTTCGAACTATCCTACACAAACGATGGAGACACACACTC AGTCGTGGAGACACTGAAAGATTATGCGATAAAGGCTCTGGTGAATACAGTTGACCATTTGGGCTCAGTTACATACAAAGTCAATGACTTCGTCGATGAAAAAGTTGATCAAGTAACTGGAACCGAGCTACGAGTTGCTTGCATCGAACAG AGGCTAAGGATGTGCCAAGAATATATGGACCATGAAGGTCGTTCTCAGCAATCACTTGTCATCAACACTCCAAAGTTCCACAAGCGATACATTTTGCCTT CAGCCGGTGAAATCAAGAAAGGTGGTAACCTAGCAAAGCTCAAGAGCGTTGAAAGCAGTATTGGTGAAGAAGCTGACTGGAACCAATTCAGAAACG CTGTTCGTACTACAATCCGGGAAACACCTCCACCACCACTACTTAG AAAACCGGTACTTCCGTCTCCACCACCTCAACGTAAAACGCAACGTTCAGCAACCTTTTCGTTCTCCTCCATCTCCAACACGGCACCTAAGAAAGAACAAG ATAAACGAGCAGTATCACCGCACCGGTTTCCGCTGCTAAGATCTGGTTCTGTTGCTATCAGACCGACATCGGTTAGCAGGCCAACTACTCCTAGCAAGAGTAGAACAATCACTCCTAAACGG TATCCATCAGAACCGAGAAGATCAGCTTCGGTTCGGGCTGCGTTTGAGAAAGAAGCTCAGAGAGAACCagagcagcagcagcagcaacaacaaccgAGCAAGAGCAAACGGTTACTTAAGGCGTTGCTTAGCCGACGCAAAACCAAGAAGGATGATACGCTTTACACTTACTTGGACGAATATTGA
- the LOC106415414 gene encoding uncharacterized WD repeat-containing protein C3H5.08c translates to MESLIEDEESRFFDAHEDIASCSTAIAFDASPPSISAYDVWIKSPGNAEERREKFLHWMGVNVEESDNVDRFSASVNEATTVLRSLRSEDEFSSCRCDSSVFSPSDNVDRIVKESLCNEDDDISSSLCSESPANVNGGEIEPKSLNVMISASEQRDVGGIMKRVKEKWLSRLHKARSKEKGEDHHHSSEAEVSGSGRIERVKVKEYKKEAKELSALFKGQEIQAHEGAILAMKFSPDGRYLASAGEDKVLRVWSVVEDERCEEHDVPKMDPSCIYFEVSNLSELRPVAVEKDGVNGGSLMSPRKTTESACVIIPPKIFRVVDKPVHEFLGHSGDILDVSWSKNNRLLSASADSSVRLWQIGCEDCLGIYSHSNYVTSVQFNPVDDDHFITGSIDGKVRIWSASRYQVVDWVDARSIVTAVCYRPDGQGVIIGTLTSECRFYNVTGHCLQLDGHICLHNKKKSSNKRIISFQFDSTDPSRVMVASADSQVRIISGRNVVHKYKGSRNAGNQISASFTGDGKHIISACDDSSVYVWNCVPHDPEPPSPGFFSHTKRIKIRSFEKFSADVSVAIPWCGFSSPGISGGSELSPSLFSLGREYVLDSPKGAATWPEEKLASSFSPVRAIRRSHYRFLRSSCRRTAESSHLWGLVIVTGGWDGRIRLFHNYGLPVPV, encoded by the exons ATGGAATCACTAATCGAAGACGAAGAATCTCGATTCTTCGACGCACACGAAGACATCGCGTCCTGCTCCACCGCAATCGCCTTCGACGCATCTCCACCGTCCATCTCCGCCTACGACGTCTGGATCAAAAGTCCAGGAAACGCCGAGGAGCGTCGAGAGAAGTTCTTGCACTGGATGGGAGTTAACGTGGAGGAATCAGACAATGTGGATCGTTTCTCAGCCTCTGTCAACGAAGCAACAACTGTTTTGAGGAGTTTGAGATCCGAAGACGAGTTCAGCTCTTGCCGTTGTGATTCCTCTGTCTTTAGTCCGAGTGATAATGTAGATAGGATTGTGAAGGAGAGTTTGTGTAACGAGGATGATGATATTAGCTCTAGTCTTTGTTCTGAATCACCTGCAAATGTAAACGGTGGAGAGATTGAGCCAAAGTCGCTAAACGTGATGATCTCAGCTTCAGAACAGCGTGACGTtggaggaatcatgaagagggTTAAGGAGAAATGGCTGAGCCGGCTGCATAAAGCGCGTAGCAAGGAGAAAGGAGAGGATCATCATCATTCTAGTGAAGCTGAGGTTTCAGGGAGTGGTAGGATAGAGAGAGTTAAAGTGAAGGAGTACAAGAAAGAAGCCAAGGAGCTTTCTGCTCTATTCAAGGGTCAGGAGATACAAGCTCACGAAGGAGCCATTCTCGCTATGAAGTTCAGTCCTGACGGGAGGTACTTAGCAAGTGCGGGTGAAGATAAAGTTTTGCGGGTTTGGAGCGTTGTTGAAGACGAAAGATGCGAAGAACACGACGTTCCCAAGATGGATCCCTCTTGTATATACTTCGAAGTGAGTAATCTCTCTGAGTTGAGACCTGTGGCTGTGGAAAAAGATGGTGTTAATGGCGGCTCGTTGATGAGTCCGAGGAAGACGACGGAGTCAGCTTGTGTTATTATCCCTCCGAAGATCTTTCGTGTGGTTGATAAACCTGTGCACGAGTTTCTCGGGCACAGTGGTGATATCCTTGATGTATCGTGGTCCAAGAACAAT CGTCTCTTGTCAGCTTCAGCAGACAGTAGTGTTCGGCTTTGGCAGATTGGTTGTGAGGATTGTCTTGGAATCTACTCGCACAGTAACTATG TTACATCTGTTCAGTTCAACCCGGTTGATGATGATCACTTCATCACCGGTTCCATAGATGGGAAAGTTCGTATCTGGTCAGCTTCTCGCTACCAAGTTGTAGATTGGGTCGATGCTAGGAGCATTGTAACCGCAGTTTGTTACCGCCCAGACGGTCAG GGAGTAATTATTGGAACTTTGACGAGCGAGTGTCGCTTCTACAATGTAACAG GCCACTGCCTTCAACTCGATGGTCATATATGTCTGCACAACAAAAAGAAATCATCAAATAAACGAATAATCAGCTTTCAG TTTGATTCCACTGATCCAAGCAGAGTCATGGTAGCATCCGCAGATTCGCAAGTCAGGATCATTAGCGGTCGCAACGTTGTCCACAAATACAAAG GATCACGAAACGCGGGAAATCAGATCTCGGCGTCTTTTACCGGAGACGGGAAGCATATCATCTCCGCGTGTGACGACTCCTCCGTCTACGTCTGGAACTGCGTCCCGCACGATCCCGAGCCGCCGTCTCCTGGCTTCTTCTCCCACACGAAACGAATTAAGATCCGATCCTTCGAGAAATTCTCCGCTGACGTCTCGGTCGCGATCCCGTGGTGCGGTTTCTCCTCCCCCGGGATCTCCGGCGGATCGGAGCTATCTCCGTCGCTGTTCTCGTTGGGGAGAGAGTACGTTCTCGATTCTCCCAAGGGAGCTGCGACTTGGCCGGAGGAGAAGCTGGCGAGCTCGTTTTCTCCGGTGAGGGCGATCAGAAGATCGCATTATAGATTCCTCCGGTCGTCGTGCAGGAGAACGGCGGAGTCGTCTCATCTCTGGGGGTTGGTTATCGTCACCGGCGGGTGGGATGGACGGATCAGATTGTTTCATAACTACGGTTTACCGGTTCCCGTTTGA
- the BNAC07G30130D gene encoding uncharacterized protein BNAC07G30130D: MASWNHLLKCCILLAILTIVQAQTNRKLLDNNRTYSHFKHPPMDSSQDYLPSSHRSLGAQYYKRSPPPPPPRKI; encoded by the coding sequence atggctTCTTGGAACCATCTCTTGAAATGTTGTATTCTTCTAGCTATACTCACGATCGTGCAGGCTCAAACCAACCGGAAACTTCTTGACAACAACAGAACATACTCTCATTTCAAACATCCACCTATGGATTCTAGTCAAGATTATCTTCCTTCTTCTCACCGTTCACTTGGTGCTCAGTATTACAAGAGatcaccacctccaccaccaccaagaaaaatatag
- the LOC106412188 gene encoding protein ABIL3 isoform X2, whose protein sequence is MSAAATMHMPREGSNYDEISMQQSLLFSDSLKDLKNLRTQLYSAAEYFELSYTNDGDTHSVVETLKDYAIKALVNTVDHLGSVTYKVNDFVDEKVDQVTGTELRVACIEQRLRMCQEYMDHEGRSQQSLVINTPKFHKRYILPSGEIKKGGNLAKLKSVESSIGEEADWNQFRNAVRTTIRETPPPPLLRKPVLPSPPPQRKTQRSATFSFSSISNTAPKKEQDKRAVSPHRFPLLRSGSVAIRPTSVSRPTTPSKSRTITPKRYPSEPRRSASVRAAFEKEAQREPEQQQQQQQPSKSKRLLKALLSRRKTKKDDTLYTYLDEY, encoded by the exons ATGAGTGCAGCGGCTACAATGCACATGCCCAGAGAAGGCTCAAACTACGATGAAATCTCTATGCAACAGAGTTTGCTCTTCTCTGATAGTCTTAAG GATCTGAAGAATCTGAGAACACAGCTGTATTCAGCAGCTGAGTACTTCGAACTATCCTACACAAACGATGGAGACACACACTC AGTCGTGGAGACACTGAAAGATTATGCGATAAAGGCTCTGGTGAATACAGTTGACCATTTGGGCTCAGTTACATACAAAGTCAATGACTTCGTCGATGAAAAAGTTGATCAAGTAACTGGAACCGAGCTACGAGTTGCTTGCATCGAACAG AGGCTAAGGATGTGCCAAGAATATATGGACCATGAAGGTCGTTCTCAGCAATCACTTGTCATCAACACTCCAAAGTTCCACAAGCGATACATTTTGCCTT CCGGTGAAATCAAGAAAGGTGGTAACCTAGCAAAGCTCAAGAGCGTTGAAAGCAGTATTGGTGAAGAAGCTGACTGGAACCAATTCAGAAACG CTGTTCGTACTACAATCCGGGAAACACCTCCACCACCACTACTTAG AAAACCGGTACTTCCGTCTCCACCACCTCAACGTAAAACGCAACGTTCAGCAACCTTTTCGTTCTCCTCCATCTCCAACACGGCACCTAAGAAAGAACAAG ATAAACGAGCAGTATCACCGCACCGGTTTCCGCTGCTAAGATCTGGTTCTGTTGCTATCAGACCGACATCGGTTAGCAGGCCAACTACTCCTAGCAAGAGTAGAACAATCACTCCTAAACGG TATCCATCAGAACCGAGAAGATCAGCTTCGGTTCGGGCTGCGTTTGAGAAAGAAGCTCAGAGAGAACCagagcagcagcagcagcaacaacaaccgAGCAAGAGCAAACGGTTACTTAAGGCGTTGCTTAGCCGACGCAAAACCAAGAAGGATGATACGCTTTACACTTACTTGGACGAATATTGA